The following is a genomic window from Paenibacillus sp. FSL R5-0766.
CGTGGTGAAGTTCAATATACGGAATCAGATCCGCGAAGCGATCGTTCGTGATCACCATTTTTTTGCCCCAGGTGACATGTCCTTTGATCGTTTCCCATTCTTCTGCGGTGAGCTTGTCCTTTTTGTTCAGAATGGACCATGGAATCTCCAGTTTGCCGATGTCATGAATCAGTGCTCCCAGCACAAAACGACGTTTCTCCGCATTGTCCAGTGTGAGCAATTCACTGATATCGAGTGCATATTTGTAGACCCGTTTGGAATGTTTAAACGTATCCATATCCTTGTATCTGAACAAATTAAGCTGCTGCTCGATGTCACGAACGTCCTGTACCAGATCAATCTCGTGTTCCATGCCATCATTGCTGCCGTGGCGGTGTACGTTGTTCTTGCCCTGTTTCTTCGCATAATACAGTGCTTTATCCGCCTGATCCACAAGCTGGGATTTGTTATACATATCCACCTGATAGGGCGCGACGCCAGCAGAGAAGGAGAGACAACCGTGTGGAAACACTTCAACGCCTTCAAACGGCGTGTCGTTCAGTTGTTTACGCAGCTTGTTCATGAACCTGTAGGATTCGTCCAACTCCATGCCTGGCATGAGCAAAGTGAACTCTTCCCCTCCATAACGAAAGGCGGTAACAGGTGTGCCTTCCGTCTTTCGCATCAGAAAATCCCCCAGCAGGGCCAGCAGACTGTCACCTTGAAGGTGGCCAAACCGATCGTTATACTTTTTGAAATCATCGATATCAATAAGTCCCAGACAGAGCGGGGTTCCCTGCGTTCGAGCGGTAGTCAGTTCATTTTCCAACATACTCTCAAAATAGCTATGGTTGAACAGACCCGTACGTTGATCCGTGTTAGCTTTCTCCTCAATGGTCTGATACATCACAAACAACTGCCTGAATGCGTGGGACAGAAGAATGCTGAGACTCAGATACAACAACAGGCCAAGTACGCCATTGTGCACAACCAGAATTGTCAGGACCAGCGCCAGAATCAGCGTACATAAATAAACCAGCAGCGATTCCGTAACGAATGCCCGCTTCATCTGCTGTAATGCATCCTTTGTTGAGAAATGAAAGAATAAGCCAAGTGTGATCGTGTTGATGATGAAGTAGGCTGCGAGCGCTGCAAAATAAGGAATCAGGTTATAGCCGTCCAGAGTTCCCGATTGCCCGCCAGTCCACTCAAACACGGCAGCTGCTCCCGTAATCATGATACTGTAGATGCTGAAATTGACAATGTGTTTCCACCAGGTGAGCTTGCGCTCTTTGATTAACAAGATGATGGAGACAGGTAGCAGTACAGACAGACTGAAAGCTCCGCCAAACATGAATATACAGGCAAGGTATACCGATGAATCCATGGATTGCTGATTGCCTTTGGGTGGAATCTGGAACGTGAAATAATCCAGAATTAACGCCGCACCCAGCATGGTGTAGACCATGACCCAATCCGCCGTGGTTAGATGAAGGTAAGACCATTTATTCATGTACAGAAAAACACCGATCCCGGTACAACTAAGCAAAATAACATACAGACTGCTTCGATCTGCCTTATGGATAAGGTTACGAATAAAGTTCATAAAAAATCTCCTGCTTGAGTTTAGTCTAATCTTGATGTGTATATAGTTGGTGTTCTTCTATAGGGATATACTATATAGATGTATAACATACCAAGTTGCCTGCCAAAAATCCAGACAGAAAAAACAGGCCGCTGGCAGCCTGTTTGTCTTGTTTGGCGGTATGGATACTAGCCGCCCAGCTTGTATCCCGAAGTTAATGCTACAACGACAGAAGCCACGATGATTGCGTTGATGACAATGCGGGAATATTTCACACCTTCAAATTTTTTCATGGAGAAGACCTCCCTTCCTTGGAGTCTACCTGGTTCTCATTAAGCCTGATGAGTTTTAGCAGGTTGCACAGCCTTTTTGTCCCGATTCACCATCATGTATTGGATAAAAAGGAATATGCCAACGTTCATGACCACATCACCGATACTGATCACCTGAGTCCGTGGATAAGGACTGGAGAGTGGGATGATATCACCGAGAAAAGGCAGATTTGTAGATGCATCCATCATAAAATGCTTTGATACGGCGCCGCCTTCCCTGAGCATGTCTACATAATAGGGACCCAGTACAGCGGAGGCTTCCACAGAAACAGGCATGCGCCCACCATTTACAGCCATAACGGCAAAATTGAGAAATACCCCAATCCAGATGAGCATGAAACCGGTATGGTGTCTGTTGAGCCACAGGAAAGCAAGCCCTGTAATGTAGACGGCAGCAAAGAGATATCCATTAATGGATGCCACCCATTCGAATCGTTCCTGGAGATAGAAAATAAAGAACTGGATTAGTAACAATACAGGGAAAATCCAGCCGCTTCGCAGCTTGAGTGCTGCAAACTGGTTGAGCCCATGCCGCAACCCGCCCCGAAAAAATCCAACGATCAAGCCTAGTAGAATACCGTCATATACCATGGAGTAACTCCTGTTCGTGCGGAGATATGCAATATGATTGCGTGTTTGTGTACATAAAGGATTCGACCTTATATTGGTAAATCCTGCATGAGAAAAATGATTTTGTAGAAGAAATTTGCAAAATGCTGAACAAAAACCAGCTAATGTTTGTCAAGCATTTCAGGTTGGATGAGTTTTCTTTTCATGTTATACTTTTTTCGACCAATGCAAATAACCTCCACTGCAATGGAGGTTTTGGTTAAATATGGATTAAACTTGGTAGGGCTGGCCCTTCTGCAAGATGGCGAAAATGTGATGCAACAGCTTGTTTGCGCAGGCGATCACAGCCACCTTGTAGGGCTTGCCCTCGTTTCTTTTTTTCTCGTAGTACGAACGGATTCTTGCATTCGCATTCTTTCGCATTCCACATTGCACCGCTAAATATAGCGAACGTCTGAGCCTTTTAGAACCTCGTTTCGTGATTCGTGTACTTGTCGCTGTGAACTTTCCTGAACTGAAAATCCCGGGGTCAAGGCCCGCAAACGCCACAAGTTGCTTCGCATCACTAAACTGTTTCACATCACCTAGTTCAGCTACAATGGCTGCGGCCAGTTTCGTTCCAATTCCCGGGATACTTCTCACCAGTTCGACTTCGGGCAGATTTTCTGCGAGTTCCTCCATTTGTTTTTCGAGTTCCTCCAGTTGCTGAATCATCGTCAACAATAAAGAGACCATTCCGAGCAGTGCCTTGCTTTGAGCGGGGCTACGCCGAATTCCTCTCCATTCATCCAGTACTTCCTCCAGTTTTCTCGCTTTTTCATGGGCCCATCGCTTGGAATGGGATCGTCCCGAATTACCCTGAATGACTTCATTCCAATTCGCCACACTTCCCTCCAAACAATGAGACAGCACCGTCAATGATGTGGTTGAAAACACATTGTAAAATATCTGCTCATACGCCGGAAACACTTGCTCCAGCAAGGCTCTGCTGTTCAGCTTCGCCTGCACAAAGATTCCCGTGACAAACTCATGCTGCCGAGTCAAATGCTGTAGCTCTGTAAACGTCTCATCCCAATTTCGATGTGGCTTCACGTCGCCGCGATAGTACATCTCTGCCAGATGCCAAGCATCTGCAGCATCTGTTTTAACTTTGCGTAACTGCGTTCCCTTGGCTCGCTTGGATTGCAAGGGATTCACAATGTAGTAGGTGTAGCCACTCCGATTCAGACAGGACACCAAGGCACGATGGTAATGCCCAGTCGCTTCCAAAACAACCACAGGAGCAACACCCGTTTCGGCTTGAAGGGCCCCTAACATCTCCGTGAATTGTTCGAATCCACTCGCAGCATGCTCAATGACGATAGCTTTGCCAACGGGTTCATTTCGTTTTTGAAACGCCTGTATCACACTTGAACCTTTAGCGACATCTACACCAACAACAGGTTCCATATGCTCACTCCTTATCTTTTGTTTCGCCGGTCCTTTCCACGATGGTTCCAAACCCATAGCTTCGCTTGTTATACGGGGTCAACTGCCCCTACCAGCCCAAACATGGTCTTTTGGAGGTCGTGGGAGAACTGTTTTTGTTACGAGGTCCTAGCCCCTAAAACCGCCACGTTCTCCCGGCTTCCCCCATCGTAAAACGACCACAAAAAAAGGCCAACCAGTAATTACTGGCTAACCTGATAATACGAAAACCGCCTTTACGAATCTAGGGGTCGAAACCCCTGTAAAATTCGGTAAAGGACGGCTGCTTATGGTGCCAAAATACGAGCTTTAATTCGGTTGGAGACGGCATTTATTTTATTCGGATCCACCGTTCAGATAGTTGAAGAAAGGCTGATCCACCCAGAAGTCATACGTCGTAATGTCCGCATCAGGTGCCAACTTCAGGAAACCTTCCCGAATGGATTTGGCATTCTCTTTCAGAGAGAAGGACTGAGCATAGTAATTGCCAAGCGCGATCTTATTATTGGAAATGACAGGGTAGTTCGCCAATGCAGTTGGTGAATAATACAGCGGTTGCCACCAGGAACTGAGAATCAGTGGAGATGTACTGTCACTGTTCTTCTTGGCGTATTTCAGCACAATGTCGTTGAAGTGGACTTTGTCTGCCACATTGTTGAACTCGAACTGAATATCATATTCCTTCGCAGAGGCAATATAGTTACCGTTATCGATCTGTGTCACTTTATAATCAGGTGTTTCCTTCGGCTCGCCCCATTCCTTCAAATAAATGAAGGCAGATGTCTTCGGCTGGAATTGTACATCGGCGTCAATACCTTCGCTACGCAGCAAACCAACCAACTGTACAGCATGCTGAATATTATCGTGGCCGTAGGTAAGTGTCAGTTCATCGATAAAGTTGGAATCAAAGCGGCTATCCTTCAGGTTATAACCTGTTACGAGATCATCTCGCAGCGCCTGATCCACAATCTTTCTCAGCTCAGGTGATTCGATCAGATCCGCTGTGCGATATGCAGCATACAGTTTGGAATAGATGTCCGCATCGCCGGAACGCCCAATCTCATGTTTGTATTTCCCTTGACTGACCAGTACGCGTCCAAGCAAAGTATTAGCGAAATCTTTACTTGCTACGCCACCTTTAAGGAGAGCGGGGTATAGGCTTTCGGGAATCAGGCCTGTATCGATCGCTGCAGCCAGTTCCTGTGCGGCTTGTCCCTGAACACGGTTCGGGTTAATGCCAACTTTGGCAAGCGCTTTGGCTGTTTTCTCTGCAGGATATGTATAAGCCAGTTCCTTGAATCCGGCTGTTTTCACCGCGATGAAGACCGCTGCATAAGTGCTCAGTTGATCCTTGGCACGTACTTCTGTACCCGTAAGAACCCCATTATTGTACAAGGATACGGCAGCATCATATGAAGAATCACCAGAAGACAGATCGGTAAAGACAGGAGCTTTGGCTTCACTGTCACTTGCTTGAGTTGCTTCCGTGATGGCTGCAATGGCTTGAATGAAATCACCTTTGGTAATCTGTTGCGGCAATTGAATGTTATATTTCGCTTGCAAGAATTGAGCAAAATCCGCTGCGCTCTCCGTATAGGCAACTGGCGCCTGAGCCACCGGTCCTTTGACACTTTGTGATGTGGTTGGTTTAGCCGGAGTTGCAGATGCTGCAGAAGCGGAAGCAGGCAAGCTTAGGCTGCCGAGTGTTACCGGAGCGGCGAGTAGGGCCGCCAACGTGATCTGGGTGATTTTTTTCAAATGAATAGCCTCCTTAAAATGGGTTGGAAATTAATTAGCTTTGGGTTATAATTCTGACAATTCCTATCAGAATAGAATAATTGGATTGACTTTAGCACGGAGACGCGCTGGATGTCAACGAAAAAAAGCTTGATACAGAACGGTTTCCAAAGCTTGGTAGAAAGTGAATTGTCAATTATATTCTATTTGAGTGTATACGCTCAAAGATTTATTGACAAGGATCGACAGTATCCGCTAGGATAAGAAAAAAGAATGTTGAAAAGGGGTATTTTCAAAATGAAAAGAGGTTTATCGTTCGTCTTATCGATCATCATGTTGGCTATTTTGTTAGCAGCTTGTGGAAATTCGGCTTCCAAAGACGAACAATCCGCCCAAGGCAGTGATTCGGAGAAATCTCTTCGGATGGCCCTCGTACTTCCCGAAAAAATAGGGGTTAACCCTTTCTTTGTACAGATGGATGAAGGCTTCAAAAAAGCAGGTGAAGAATTCAAAGTAGATACCAAGACGATTGAATCGACAGACCCGGCAGCATTTGAACAAAATCTGCGTGCTGCGGTTGCCGAGAATTATGATCTGATTATTACAGCAACTTTCCAGGCAGAAGATGCATTGAAGAAAGTCGCAGCAGAGAATCCGGACAAGTCTTTTGCAATTGTAGATACAACCGTTGATCTTCCTAACGTTCGTAGCGTTGGTTTCCGTGAATATGAAGGGGCGTACCTGCTCGGTGCAGCTGCTGGATTGTCCACCAAAACAGACAAAGTCGGCATGATCGCAGCAATGGATGTACCATTGATCAAGAAATATACGGAAGGGTTCAAAGCTGGATTGGAATCCGTTAATCCGGATGCAGAATTCCTCGTGAACTATGTAGGTGGATTTAATGACCCGGCCAAAGCAAAAGAATTGGCGCTGGTACAATTCGGCAAAGGCGCTGATTTCATCGCTGGCGCATCCGCTGTAGGTGATCTCGGCGTGTTCGAAGCAGCGAAAGAAAAAGGATTCTACACTTCCGGTCAGGATACGGACCGTACTGTTGAAGACCCGGAACATATCGTATTGTCTCAATTGAAGTCAACCGATACGGTTGCTTATGAGACCGTGAAAGATTTTGTTGAAGGCAACTTCAAAGCAGGTGCAGTAAACTATGGTTTGAAAGAAGACGGTGTAGGCCTGACTTACGTTACACGTGATAGCGAATCCCCATTGAATGCTTTTGTTGGACAAGAAGTGATCGACAAGGTTAAAGCAATCAAGGATGATATTGTATCCGGCAAAATCGTAGTTAAAGATCCATTGCAACAATAGTTTTGAATGTTCTTTTCAATGAATGAGTGATGGAAATGATCAGCCGGCTGCCCGATCAGGCAGCCGGTTTTGCTGCTATTAAATGACCGAGTCCGAGGGGAGCGAACGCGAGATATGCTGTTGGAGATGGAGCAGATTACGAAGAAGTACGGCGGCTTCACCGCTAACCGTGACATCCGTTTTAATTTGCGTGAGGGAGAGATTCATGCCCTGGTAGGTGAGAATGGAGCCGGTAAAACAACCTTGATGCGTATGCTGTACGGTATGGAACAGCCCACGTCAGGCACAATCAAAGTCCGCGGACGTGAGGTGAGCTTTGCCACGCCATCCCAGGCGATGGCAAGTGGCATCGGCATGGTGCATCAGCATTTCATGCTGTTCCCTTCCTTTACGGTGGCGGAGAACATCGTGATCGGACGCGAACCGGCTAAGGCAGGCGCATTTGACCGCAAAAAAGCAGCGGCTCAAGTAAACGAGCTTGGCAGAAAATATGGTATGCCGGTCGACCCGTGGAAAAAAGTGTCCGAGTGCCCGCTTGGCATGCAGCAGCGTGTTGAAATTCTCAAGGTGCTGCATCAGGGCGCAGACATCATTATATTGGACGAACCTTCGGCGGTATTGACACCACTTGAAGTGAAGGAATTGCTGGCGAATATGAAATCTCTCGCCAAGCTGGGCAAAACCTTTGTACTGATCACGCACAAGCTGCAAGAAGTCATGGATGTAGCCGACCGGATCACGGTGCTTCGGGATGGTCAGGTGACAGGTACGTTGGAAGCGAAGGATACACATGTGGAAGAATTGTCCCGTCTGATGGTTGGTCGTGAACTTGTGCGTATGGACAAGCAGCCATCGGTTCCAGCGGAAGCGGTGCTTCAGGTGGAAGGGATCAATCTGTCCGGAGCGAAGGATCGTTCGGCGCTCAAGGAGATCCATATGGAGGTTCGAAAAGGTGAGGTCGTTGGTATAGCGGGTATCTCGGGTAACGGCCAGTCGGAACTGATTCAGGTCATTGCCGGACTGCGTAAGGCGGATAGTGGTCGCGTCTTGCTCTCCGGGCAGGATACAACCAACTGGCCGGTACGGCGTATCCGCGAGCATGGACTTGCTCATATTCCGGAAGATCGTTATATGTGGGGAGCGGCCAAGGATGCGAGTGTTCGCGAGAACGGGCTAATGGGACACCATCATCGCTTGCAGTCACGCGGCATTATCAAAGCCAAAGCAGCAAGAACAATGGTAGAGAGCTGGATCCAACAGTTCAGCATCAAGACAGGTTCTGCGGAGACCAAGGCACAGTTTCTGTCTGGAGGAAACTTGCAGAAGCTGATTGCTGCCCGTGAATTTGCACAGGATACACCGTTTCTGATTGCAGCCGAACCAACACGTGGTGTGGATATCGGAGCGATGGAGACAATCCATGCTGAATTGCTGCGCAAACGTAGCGAGGGCGCGGGTATTCTGCTCATTTCATCGGAGTTGTCCGAAATTTTGCAATTATCTGATCGGATTATTGTCATGTATGAAGGCGAAATTGCCGGAGAACTGAGAGCAGAGGAAGCAACTGAGGAACAGATCAGCTTGTTAATGGCAGGAGGGAAAGAGCGGATATGAATCGGGTAAAAGAAACACTTCGCGGACTCGTGCAGCCGCTGCTTGCCGTATTCATCGGTCTGATTGCAGGGGCTGTAGCGATTCTGATCGTTGGCGGTGATGTGGTAGATACGTATGCGGAGATGTGGAAAGGAGCCTTTGGCAACTTCTACTTCTTCACCAATACGTTGGCTCGTTCCACACCAATCATCTTGGCGGGGCTTGGCGTAGCATTGGCATTCCGTGCCGGATTTTTCAATATGGGAGCCGAAGGCCAGATGATTCTTGGAGGGCTCAGTGCCGCGCTCACGGCGCTCTATCTGCCAGGGCCAGGCTGGTTTGTGTGTATTGCTGCGATTGTGGCTGGTATTGTTGCCGGAGGAATCTGGTCCCTGTTTGCTGGTTGGCTGGATGCTCGTTTCGGCATGAATCTGTTGATTACAACCTTACTACTTAACTATATTGCCATTTATTTTGGTGGATACATGGTCTCCTATCCATTCAAGGATCGGACTGGATCTGCAGCGATGGCTCAGACACCCATGATTGATCAGAGTATCTGGTTGCCGAAGTTGTTCCAGGGCATGGGGCTACATGCAGGCTTCATCATTGCCATTGTAGCGGCCATTCTGATCTATTGGTTCACGCATAAAACGGTGACCGGTTACGAGATCCGCATGCTCGGCAGCAACCCGTCCTTTGCAACCTACGGTGGTGTTCGCCGCATTCGCATGATGATGCTGTCCATGGTCATCAGTGGTGGACTTGCTGGACTCGCGGGTGCGGGGGAAGTGCTCGGTACACAGTACCGTTTCCTTGATGGCTCATTGTCATCGGCAAGTTACGCATGGAGCGGCATTATGGCCACGTTGCTTGCCCGCTCGCATCCACTCGGTACAGCTGTAGCAGCTATTTTGCTGGCTGCGCTACAGACGGGTGCCATGGGGATGGAACGGAACACGGATGTACCGCTGGAAGTTGGCAGTGTCATCCAAGCTGTATTGACGTTATTTGTATCAGCTCAGATCGGTTATTCATTCCTGAAGCGGAGAAAGGAGAAAAAGTCCAATGCAACAACTGTTTGATGCAGCCATGTTTGGCTCAACCTTGCGGATTATGACTCCAATCCTGCTTGCAGCGCTCGGTGGGGCTTTATGTTCTCGTGTAGGTCTGTTTAACGTGGGTCTTGAAGGACTGGTTCTGATCGGTGCGTTCTCCGCTATTGTCGGTAATTATCTGTTTGGCAATGTGCTGCTGGCGGTACTCTTTTCCATTATAATTGTGATGTTATTCTCGGCGCTCTTTGCCTTTATAAGCATTAATCTGAAGGCCAATGCCATCGTGGTCGGGATCTCGCTCAACTTCCTGGCTGCGGGGGTGACGACCTTTGCATTGCGTGCGATTTTTGATGTAAAAGGTGCATACTACGACAAAGACATGGTTGGACTTCCCAAGTGGGATATTCCGCTGATTAAGGACATTCCGTGGGTCGGCGATGTAATATCGGGACATAGTCCTCTGGTCTACCTCGGCATTGTGCTCGTGATTGCACTGCAATTTTATCTGTTCAAAAGTGTATCCGGCTTCCGCCTGCGCTCCGTCGGGGAGAACCCGATTGCAGCGCAGAGCATCGGGATCAAGGTACGCGGTATTCAGTATGGTGCCGTTCTGATGTGCGGTGTGTTGTGTGCTCTGGCTGGAGCACAGTTGTCGCTCGGTCAGGTAACGATGTTTACCGAAGGCATGACTGCTGGTCGTGGTTTTATCGCGCTGGTAGCAACGATGCTGGGGCAAGCGAATCCGCTTGGCGTGATGGGCTCCAGTGTACTGTTTGGTTTCATGGAAGCATTAAGTATTCGTCTGCAAGGATTCTCCCTGCCAACGCATTTCACATTGATGCTGCCGTATATTGTGACGCTGGTCGCGATGTTCTTTTTCAAAGACCGTACCTATGCACAGGATGCACTGAAAGCGGGCGGAAGCTCGCGTTAATTCTGAATGTCTATGTTAGAGACAGTAAAAGAAGGAGGAATTCCACTTGCATAACAAGGCTGAACGTTTGAAAAAAAGTAAAACCCCGGCACCCAAAACAGGTAACGATCACGGAGATCGGCTGCCGCCAGGACAGATGCTGACGGAGAAATTCCCGATTCTGCATGAAGGGGAAGTGCCGGAATATGACCTGTCCACCTGGGACTTGAAGGTATTCGGCGAAGTGGAGGAAGAGAAGGTGTTCTCTCTAGCTGAGTTACAGGCGATGCCTCAGGTGAACACGGTGAGTGATATTCATTGTGTTACCCGCTGGTCGAAATTCGATACGCCGTGGGAAGGTATACGCTTTTCCGATTTTGTGAAACTTCTGGGGGTTAAGCCAGAGGCAAAATACGTCATGATCCATGCAGATCATGATTATGAGACAAATGTACCGCTCGAAGAATTGATGCATGATGATGTATTGCTTGCATTCAAATATAACGGTGAGCCACTAACACCCAAACATGGTTTTCCACTGCGTATGGTTGTGCCACAACTTTACTTCTGGAAGAGTGCGAAGTGGATACGTGGTCTGGAGTTTATGACAGAAGACCGTAACGGATTCTGGGAAGTGAATGGCTTCCACCATTTTGCCGATCCGTTCAAGGAACAACGCTTCTCGGGTGAAGATCTGCCGATTCCGGAAGACGAGTGGACGAAGAAGGAGTTTGATTAAAGATAGTTTGATTATAGAGGTTGTTCAAAAAGTCCGCTTTTGATTACGAATCATGCCTAGTAGCATCATCAGCATCGAAGATGAAATTCAGCCGAAATGTCCGTTGCTCACGTAGTTTCCCTACGCTCCGCTACTCCATTTCTAGCTTCATTCCATCTTCTCGGTACTGAAAAACAGAATTTTTGAACATGTACTTATAGAAAGTTTGATTAAAAGGAGTGGATGAACATGTTGCTGCCCATTTTGCAAATTCATTCGGAAGACATGCCGGCGTATGCTATCGTGTGTGGTGACCCGGCACGTGCGGAGAAGATTTCCCACAAGCTGGATGGGGCGAAGGAACTCGCATTTAGCCGCGAATATCGTACCTTTGTAGGAGAATTCGAAGGTGTGCAGATGGCTGTGGTCAGCCATGGCGTAGGTTCACCGGGAGCGGCTGTCTGCTTCGAGGAGCTGATTCGGGCAGGTGTAACGACGCTGATTCGTGTAGGTACGGCAGGCTCGTATACCGCCGATTATCCGGCGGGCAGTGTCATTGTCAGCACGGCAGCTGTTCGTTCGGACGGGCTGACACGCCAACTGGTACCGGATGGTTTTCCTGCGGTTGCCGATATCAGCGTTACGAGCGCATTGATCGCTGCGGCCCGTGGGGTGGATAGCGGCGCAAGCAACGCAGCAACCGTTAGCGAAGCGGGAACGCCAGCCCTGAGCGATGGTAAAGTCGGCGTGGGAATTACGGTGACGCTGGATGCCTTCTTCGCCGGGGTGGAGGAGATTCCGCATCGCAAATACAAGCAGGCGGGTGCACTTGCCGCCGAGATGGAGATTGCGGCGCTTTACATTGTCAGCACCCTTCGCGGTGCGCGTGCCGGGGCAATTGTTGCCATCGACGGCTTCGCAGACAGCGATCTGGCCGCCGAGTATGATCCGCATACAGATGCGGTAACCCACGCGGTGGAACACGAGATTGAAGCTGCGCTGCGTGCGCTGGCTGCACTGGCTCGCCAGGATTCGTAATAAGGGGAATGACTCGACTTTCGTTTGTTGGTTGATCAATGGAGTATGGAATGTGTAAGAGGAATAGACTAACGAAAAATCCGGATTTCCTTCTAAGGAGTCCGGATTTTTCGTTAGTCTATCGAAGTATAAATAATATAAGGTGCATGATCTGTTTTAATGTGAGCTCTCATGAAATCCTGTGATTAACAGATGTGATAGAACCCCACAGTTTTTTCACAAAAGACAATTAACCAATAACTGCAACTTTGAATCGATTATGTTTGCACTGCTGGAACTGAGTTTTATTAGTTATAGTCTCCTCTCACCTTGTAATGGGCGGGAACAACAGGATTCACACGAATTGGAATCTGGGAGGAAGTAAATATTCGACAAGAGAAGACACATGTGAACTTATGTATGTTTTTTTTTATTTTTTTAGGATGAACATTCATGCTACTTCATTTCAAAGTATGGTTTA
Proteins encoded in this region:
- a CDS encoding diguanylate cyclase, encoding MNFIRNLIHKADRSSLYVILLSCTGIGVFLYMNKWSYLHLTTADWVMVYTMLGAALILDYFTFQIPPKGNQQSMDSSVYLACIFMFGGAFSLSVLLPVSIILLIKERKLTWWKHIVNFSIYSIMITGAAAVFEWTGGQSGTLDGYNLIPYFAALAAYFIINTITLGLFFHFSTKDALQQMKRAFVTESLLVYLCTLILALVLTILVVHNGVLGLLLYLSLSILLSHAFRQLFVMYQTIEEKANTDQRTGLFNHSYFESMLENELTTARTQGTPLCLGLIDIDDFKKYNDRFGHLQGDSLLALLGDFLMRKTEGTPVTAFRYGGEEFTLLMPGMELDESYRFMNKLRKQLNDTPFEGVEVFPHGCLSFSAGVAPYQVDMYNKSQLVDQADKALYYAKKQGKNNVHRHGSNDGMEHEIDLVQDVRDIEQQLNLFRYKDMDTFKHSKRVYKYALDISELLTLDNAEKRRFVLGALIHDIGKLEIPWSILNKKDKLTAEEWETIKGHVTWGKKMVITNDRFADLIPYIELHHERYDGKGYPYGLKGNEIPRLCRMLTVIDSFDAMTTERPYQETKNVEEAIRELRSCSGSQFDPELAELFIQYIEKRTAQQQLQ
- a CDS encoding DUF5317 domain-containing protein, translated to MVYDGILLGLIVGFFRGGLRHGLNQFAALKLRSGWIFPVLLLIQFFIFYLQERFEWVASINGYLFAAVYITGLAFLWLNRHHTGFMLIWIGVFLNFAVMAVNGGRMPVSVEASAVLGPYYVDMLREGGAVSKHFMMDASTNLPFLGDIIPLSSPYPRTQVISIGDVVMNVGIFLFIQYMMVNRDKKAVQPAKTHQA
- a CDS encoding IS110 family transposase, translating into MEPVVGVDVAKGSSVIQAFQKRNEPVGKAIVIEHAASGFEQFTEMLGALQAETGVAPVVVLEATGHYHRALVSCLNRSGYTYYIVNPLQSKRAKGTQLRKVKTDAADAWHLAEMYYRGDVKPHRNWDETFTELQHLTRQHEFVTGIFVQAKLNSRALLEQVFPAYEQIFYNVFSTTSLTVLSHCLEGSVANWNEVIQGNSGRSHSKRWAHEKARKLEEVLDEWRGIRRSPAQSKALLGMVSLLLTMIQQLEELEKQMEELAENLPEVELVRSIPGIGTKLAAAIVAELGDVKQFSDAKQLVAFAGLDPGIFSSGKFTATSTRITKRGSKRLRRSLYLAVQCGMRKNANARIRSYYEKKRNEGKPYKVAVIACANKLLHHIFAILQKGQPYQV
- a CDS encoding BMP family protein, with amino-acid sequence MKRGLSFVLSIIMLAILLAACGNSASKDEQSAQGSDSEKSLRMALVLPEKIGVNPFFVQMDEGFKKAGEEFKVDTKTIESTDPAAFEQNLRAAVAENYDLIITATFQAEDALKKVAAENPDKSFAIVDTTVDLPNVRSVGFREYEGAYLLGAAAGLSTKTDKVGMIAAMDVPLIKKYTEGFKAGLESVNPDAEFLVNYVGGFNDPAKAKELALVQFGKGADFIAGASAVGDLGVFEAAKEKGFYTSGQDTDRTVEDPEHIVLSQLKSTDTVAYETVKDFVEGNFKAGAVNYGLKEDGVGLTYVTRDSESPLNAFVGQEVIDKVKAIKDDIVSGKIVVKDPLQQ
- a CDS encoding ABC transporter ATP-binding protein, which codes for MLLEMEQITKKYGGFTANRDIRFNLREGEIHALVGENGAGKTTLMRMLYGMEQPTSGTIKVRGREVSFATPSQAMASGIGMVHQHFMLFPSFTVAENIVIGREPAKAGAFDRKKAAAQVNELGRKYGMPVDPWKKVSECPLGMQQRVEILKVLHQGADIIILDEPSAVLTPLEVKELLANMKSLAKLGKTFVLITHKLQEVMDVADRITVLRDGQVTGTLEAKDTHVEELSRLMVGRELVRMDKQPSVPAEAVLQVEGINLSGAKDRSALKEIHMEVRKGEVVGIAGISGNGQSELIQVIAGLRKADSGRVLLSGQDTTNWPVRRIREHGLAHIPEDRYMWGAAKDASVRENGLMGHHHRLQSRGIIKAKAARTMVESWIQQFSIKTGSAETKAQFLSGGNLQKLIAAREFAQDTPFLIAAEPTRGVDIGAMETIHAELLRKRSEGAGILLISSELSEILQLSDRIIVMYEGEIAGELRAEEATEEQISLLMAGGKERI
- a CDS encoding ABC transporter permease, with product MNRVKETLRGLVQPLLAVFIGLIAGAVAILIVGGDVVDTYAEMWKGAFGNFYFFTNTLARSTPIILAGLGVALAFRAGFFNMGAEGQMILGGLSAALTALYLPGPGWFVCIAAIVAGIVAGGIWSLFAGWLDARFGMNLLITTLLLNYIAIYFGGYMVSYPFKDRTGSAAMAQTPMIDQSIWLPKLFQGMGLHAGFIIAIVAAILIYWFTHKTVTGYEIRMLGSNPSFATYGGVRRIRMMMLSMVISGGLAGLAGAGEVLGTQYRFLDGSLSSASYAWSGIMATLLARSHPLGTAVAAILLAALQTGAMGMERNTDVPLEVGSVIQAVLTLFVSAQIGYSFLKRRKEKKSNATTV
- a CDS encoding ABC transporter permease, which codes for MQQLFDAAMFGSTLRIMTPILLAALGGALCSRVGLFNVGLEGLVLIGAFSAIVGNYLFGNVLLAVLFSIIIVMLFSALFAFISINLKANAIVVGISLNFLAAGVTTFALRAIFDVKGAYYDKDMVGLPKWDIPLIKDIPWVGDVISGHSPLVYLGIVLVIALQFYLFKSVSGFRLRSVGENPIAAQSIGIKVRGIQYGAVLMCGVLCALAGAQLSLGQVTMFTEGMTAGRGFIALVATMLGQANPLGVMGSSVLFGFMEALSIRLQGFSLPTHFTLMLPYIVTLVAMFFFKDRTYAQDALKAGGSSR